The DNA sequence taattataataaatgataataatattatatctacATTCTGAGTTAACCACACTAAAATGGaaagagttatatatatataacattttaggtgaccaacaaaaaaaaattggtggCATAATTTAACCAAACCATGTGGCTTAACCattctaataattaaataatcaattaattgtgaaaaccacaaaacagtcttattttaatatatcatattttgaaataataattaaGTCATGTGATCTTTCAATTAATTTTCTATCTATCAACTTGACAAGAAGAGGCATTCACTTATTAATTAATGACCAAATTCAGCACTATATCTGACACTTCTAATTCCATTGATGTATATGAAGATATATACATTTATGATACCATATTTTAAGATATTTATTTAATCATCAAAATGTAttggtttaatttaatttgtttcctCTCTTACCCTATATAATTCAAAAACTGTTACTTAttaagactatatatatatattcatctcTGATCTTCTCTCAATaacacttctttcttcttcttcttcttcttctctcaatAATGGTGGCAACAAGGTGCAAGGAGGTTTTCTTTGGAATATTCATGGCAGCCATGGAGACACTTCTTTATGCTGCATTCACTCTTATTCTAGCACTAGGTATGTATAAATTACTTGCATTATTGTATAATAATAAAtggaaatattatatataataatgttTGAGATTGATTCTATATATAATAGGAGGTTCAATAGTAGGAACAATAGCAGGAGGAATCAAAGGGCAAACAACAGAAGCTGGTTTTCTTGATGGAGCTGGCAAAGGAGCAGTTACAGGAGCCATTGCTGCCATTGAATTGCTGAACTCTAGAGCCATTGATGACCCTTTAACCAAGGTATGTATTTACTATTTAGtgctaattaataataataatcaaatttcatcttttattttttttttatttggccaTAGCACAGTgtggctaatttttttggatatgaaaaaaaatttatttggtaTAACAttcagtttttaaaaaatattgtaaaatttaataattgaatgttgcatcaaaattttattaatatttaaaagaaataaacGGTATAATGTTTCCATCTCTTTCTAAGTTTAAAACagttatagaatttaatttttaaaagatttttagcTAGCTAGATAATTAATTAGATATTGTCACATgggtaaaaataaataatttttaaatttattatttaaatatttgatgAATTGAATTGTATAACCCTATAATTGGAGTGGGAATTGTAGGCACTGATGAGCAGTTTATTAAATGGGAAAATCTTTATGGAATGGATATGTCCAGCTGTTGCTCAAGCCTATCACTTGCATGTAAGCAACTaagcattaatatatatatatatatatatatatatatatatatatatatatatatatatatatatatatatatatatatacaggccAGTTCTCTGGTGGCACAAAAAAATGGTG is a window from the Arachis hypogaea cultivar Tifrunner chromosome 17, arahy.Tifrunner.gnm2.J5K5, whole genome shotgun sequence genome containing:
- the LOC112767107 gene encoding NEP1-interacting protein 1 isoform X1; amino-acid sequence: MVATRCKEVFFGIFMAAMETLLYAAFTLILALGGSIVGTIAGGIKGQTTEAGFLDGAGKGAVTGAIAAIELLNSRAIDDPLTKALMSSLLNGKIFMEWICPAVAQAYHLHMNTAETSSQREVSSNIYENKGVTGMAQSVILNLPFQKFKSKKLMYMSSCSICFQDFEDEELIRILPKCGHIFHLQCIDKWLIQQGSCPMCRTHVSSYHIHHL